A single genomic interval of Stieleria maiorica harbors:
- a CDS encoding DUF4175 family protein: protein MNAPDVAYQVARQFTALRRRYLAVRLATATVAVACFLLAVWVLVGLIDYRWEWNQRWRTTTMATAVVIAGGWLLWRAVSLFQQTRQKTFAAIVERSFEDFGQRIRTVLDTVGGRVQGPEEMLTALGNQTLGRWESASPARLVPVRTLVSVAIATAAIGAVLIGLVGVGGDWRLAILRAIGIDRPYTSLKVTPGDITLLEGTPVNVSVDLVGRTNRDVLLRYRELRPAADEGTETEADGELEALDPEWIESEILADDEHAGTERRKTFRTNLGKATWPIEYQFVSSGQITSVHRIDVQPLIETERIEIAVQPPEYTGLQTRVFSKPDLTVLERSEVTVSIELNHPLQEATLEVGPKTSQLSATPLESPQDRKRWAFTLPADETLRWRFSGSGVDGTPMEPVTGRLGIRRDAAPTISWREPSDEIKVHTLAEVPLGVQVSDDYGIIEAGIAFQLGGDDEYVLTDWAPETGVDESSAMAGEKTRLALAELLPLESLALSERDYIAYYAYALDNRPWGNHRSESDVRYIDIRPLRQFYQEIDPPGGNDGAGSRVLVRLDEIIRRERFVINRTRKLIRGGTEIASQLGTIDRLVENQSELADLTRFLAEFFISRGNDDVEALSQAEAAMLQAADSLAVGSLDLALVQEEEALRSLAEARRTLEIVLTKRMTISQQQALRRLARQLQQKLRRDRPETERELADSLKQIARQQRQLAMNARSAASSSSSASGGQGKPSEGAMDNETDSPPGQAESAGENEPGENEPSEAGAESDATNEQSSEDANEESSDAPNDGTNEDADDEAMPAPEDSLYEQQIELLERLDAIREPLAERLARSELMTQRMDDAQAAMDDLATQAREGELDALADRGLTVSDQIDELGLQLEALSAAEPVTRVSSLRDLTSGMAGMEHQLATSDQQPPRSSAGAEAESAPSDDETLRRLAQRMAARSETLGEVIASQADIGDIEMSEVNDQLENFVEETKFLDQLDETRFAAEQIQDAKSATDEKVASDAMERAVEYAEAATRLERLYQQLVTPRLARLRRMEQQANQIANQASGGGGDEDPETERAVRALKQELQEESLRELAEMLGGNQTQEEDETQTTATGQAMARASRASGGLAIRETNSVSNRARLVAAELRERIQQVILLEIAVDRQTPIPSEYRGAVDGYFKTLATGNPSEMDGSAPGGTQ, encoded by the coding sequence ATGAACGCTCCCGATGTTGCCTATCAAGTTGCACGGCAATTCACGGCACTGCGCCGACGCTACCTCGCCGTCCGTCTTGCGACCGCGACGGTCGCCGTGGCGTGTTTTCTGCTGGCCGTTTGGGTGCTGGTGGGATTGATCGATTATCGCTGGGAATGGAACCAGCGTTGGCGGACGACCACCATGGCGACGGCAGTGGTGATCGCCGGCGGGTGGCTGCTGTGGCGAGCGGTTTCGCTATTTCAACAGACTCGGCAAAAGACGTTTGCGGCGATCGTCGAGCGATCGTTCGAGGATTTCGGGCAACGGATCCGTACCGTGCTCGATACCGTCGGCGGTCGCGTGCAGGGTCCCGAAGAGATGTTGACCGCGCTTGGGAACCAAACACTCGGTCGTTGGGAATCCGCGTCGCCGGCGCGTCTGGTCCCCGTCCGTACGCTCGTTTCGGTGGCAATCGCCACCGCGGCGATCGGGGCGGTTTTGATCGGTTTGGTCGGCGTCGGTGGCGATTGGCGACTGGCGATCCTGCGAGCGATCGGAATCGACCGCCCTTACACCAGTTTGAAGGTCACCCCGGGCGACATCACGCTGTTGGAAGGAACACCGGTCAACGTATCGGTGGATCTGGTCGGGCGGACCAACCGCGACGTGTTGCTGCGTTACCGCGAACTCCGCCCTGCTGCCGATGAAGGCACCGAAACCGAAGCGGACGGCGAGCTGGAAGCACTGGATCCCGAGTGGATCGAGAGCGAAATCTTGGCTGATGATGAACATGCTGGCACCGAGCGACGAAAAACATTTCGTACCAACCTGGGTAAAGCGACTTGGCCGATCGAATACCAGTTCGTCTCCAGCGGACAGATCACCTCAGTTCATCGAATCGACGTCCAACCGCTGATCGAAACCGAAAGAATCGAAATCGCCGTCCAGCCGCCGGAATACACCGGTTTGCAGACCCGCGTGTTCTCCAAACCCGACCTGACGGTGTTGGAACGATCCGAGGTCACGGTCTCGATCGAGCTGAACCATCCGCTCCAAGAAGCGACGTTGGAGGTTGGTCCCAAGACGTCGCAGCTTTCCGCGACCCCGCTCGAATCGCCCCAAGACCGGAAGCGTTGGGCGTTCACCTTGCCGGCCGACGAAACGTTGCGTTGGCGGTTCTCCGGCTCCGGCGTCGACGGGACGCCCATGGAACCGGTGACCGGTCGGCTGGGCATCCGTCGCGATGCCGCACCGACGATCAGTTGGCGGGAACCGAGCGATGAAATCAAGGTGCACACCTTGGCCGAGGTGCCGTTGGGGGTCCAGGTCTCCGATGACTACGGGATCATCGAGGCCGGGATCGCGTTCCAGCTCGGTGGTGACGACGAATACGTGTTGACCGACTGGGCTCCCGAAACCGGCGTTGACGAATCGTCCGCGATGGCAGGCGAAAAGACGCGTTTGGCGTTGGCCGAGTTGTTGCCGCTGGAATCGTTGGCGTTGTCCGAACGTGATTACATCGCCTACTACGCCTATGCCCTGGACAATCGCCCCTGGGGAAACCATCGCAGCGAATCGGACGTGCGGTACATCGACATTCGACCGCTGCGTCAGTTCTATCAAGAGATCGATCCGCCCGGCGGAAATGACGGCGCGGGGTCACGCGTGCTGGTTCGATTGGACGAGATCATTCGGCGAGAACGCTTCGTGATCAACCGGACGCGAAAATTGATTCGCGGCGGAACCGAGATCGCGTCCCAACTGGGAACGATCGATCGTCTGGTGGAAAACCAAAGCGAATTGGCGGATTTGACCCGCTTCCTGGCGGAGTTCTTTATCTCGCGAGGGAACGACGACGTCGAAGCACTCAGCCAAGCCGAGGCCGCGATGCTGCAAGCGGCCGACTCCTTGGCCGTCGGATCACTCGATCTGGCGCTGGTGCAAGAAGAAGAAGCCCTCCGTTCACTCGCCGAAGCACGACGCACGCTGGAGATCGTGTTGACCAAGCGGATGACGATCTCCCAGCAACAGGCGCTGCGAAGGCTGGCCCGTCAATTGCAACAGAAGCTGCGTCGTGACCGCCCGGAAACCGAGCGTGAATTGGCCGATTCGCTGAAACAGATCGCCCGCCAGCAACGCCAATTGGCAATGAATGCCAGATCGGCGGCTTCGTCGTCATCTTCGGCGTCCGGTGGACAGGGCAAACCCTCCGAGGGCGCCATGGACAACGAAACCGATTCGCCACCGGGCCAAGCGGAGTCTGCCGGGGAAAACGAACCGGGCGAGAACGAACCGAGCGAGGCCGGAGCGGAATCGGACGCGACGAACGAGCAGTCAAGCGAAGACGCCAATGAGGAATCAAGCGACGCCCCGAATGATGGCACAAACGAGGACGCCGACGATGAGGCGATGCCCGCCCCCGAAGACTCGCTGTACGAGCAACAAATCGAACTGTTGGAACGCCTCGACGCGATCCGCGAGCCACTGGCCGAACGTTTGGCTCGGTCGGAGCTGATGACCCAGCGGATGGATGATGCCCAGGCCGCGATGGATGATTTAGCCACACAAGCTCGCGAAGGAGAACTGGATGCCTTGGCCGACCGGGGACTGACCGTCAGCGACCAGATCGACGAGTTGGGGTTGCAGTTGGAAGCGTTGTCGGCTGCCGAACCGGTCACACGTGTTTCTTCGCTGCGTGATCTGACTAGCGGGATGGCCGGCATGGAGCATCAACTTGCGACCAGCGATCAGCAACCCCCACGCTCCAGTGCCGGCGCGGAAGCGGAGTCGGCCCCGAGCGATGACGAGACGCTGCGACGATTGGCACAGCGGATGGCCGCCCGCAGCGAAACGTTGGGCGAAGTCATCGCATCGCAAGCCGACATCGGTGACATCGAGATGAGCGAAGTCAACGATCAGCTTGAGAACTTTGTCGAAGAAACCAAGTTCTTGGACCAGTTGGACGAGACCCGATTCGCTGCCGAGCAGATCCAAGACGCCAAATCGGCCACGGACGAAAAGGTCGCCTCCGATGCAATGGAACGAGCGGTCGAATACGCCGAAGCGGCAACCCGTCTTGAACGTCTGTACCAACAGCTCGTCACGCCACGACTGGCCCGACTGCGACGGATGGAGCAGCAAGCCAATCAGATCGCCAATCAAGCATCAGGGGGCGGCGGAGACGAGGATCCAGAAACGGAGCGGGCGGTGCGTGCACTGAAGCAAGAGTTGCAAGAGGAATCGCTGCGAGAGCTTGCAGAGATGCTCGGTGGCAACCAAACGCAAGAAGAAGACGAGACGCAAACGACCGCAACCGGCCAGGCGATGGCCCGCGCTTCACGAGCATCCGGCGGCTTGGCCATCCGTGAAACCAATTCCGTTTCCAACCGCGCACGATTGGTCGCCGCCGAGCTTCGCGAGCGGATCCAACAAGTCATCTTGCTGGAGATTGCGGTCGACCGTCAGACACCGATCCCATCGGAGTATCGCGGTGCGGTCGACGGGTACTTCAAAACGCTCGCGACGGGCAATCCCTCGGAAATGGATGGCTCGGCCCCGGGAGGAACGCAGTGA